The following are encoded together in the Monodelphis domestica isolate mMonDom1 chromosome 5, mMonDom1.pri, whole genome shotgun sequence genome:
- the SLC6A12 gene encoding sodium- and chloride-dependent betaine transporter isoform X2 has translation MNTGFVASSSLLFPQHSPSAMDGKVVIQEDGSPMVSWGPEKEEKEEKTEERGQWANKMEFVLSVAGEIIGLGNVWRFPYLCYKNGGGAFFIPYFIFFFTCGIPVFFLETALGQYTSQGSVTAWKKICPLFEGIGVASVVIEAYLNVYYIIILAWALFYLFSSFTSQLPWTTCTNFWNTEYCADFLNCSGSSSLRSSNKTISPIIEFWEKRVLGITTGIHDLGALRWELALCLLLAWIMCYFCIWKGIKTTGKVVYFTATFPYLMLIILLIRGVTLPGAYEGIIYYLKPDLTRLKDPQVWMDAGTQIFYSFAISQGCLTALGSYNKYHNNCYRDCIALCFLNSTTSFVAGFVVFSILGFMSQEQGMPISQVAESGPGLAFIAFPKAVTMMPISQLWSCLFFIMLIFLGLDSQFVCMECLVTASMDMFPRQLRKPGRRELLILFMAVVGYLIGLLLVTEGGMYIFQLFDYYASSGMCLLFLSILEVICIGWVYGADRFYDNIEDMIGYRPWPLVKICWLFLTPGLCLATFLFSMIKYTPLKYNNVYVYPPWGYSIGWMLALSSMVCVPLFFIIGLLKSQGSFKKRLQQLISPALDLPQPKQYSDGVHRPSCSFSPAKEELMTLEKETHL, from the exons ATGAACACAG gcTTTGttgcttcttcctctctcctgttTCCTCAGCACTCTCCTAGTGCAATGGATGGCAAAGTGGTGATCCAGGAGGATGGTTCCCCAATGGTTTCCTGGGGCCCtgaaaaagaggagaaggaggagaagactgaAGAGCGTGGTCAGTGGGCTAATAAGATGGAGTTTGTGCTATCAGTGGCTGGAGAGATCATTGGCCTAGGCAATGTTTGGAGGTTCCCATATCTTTGCTACAAGAATGGAGGCG GTGCCTTCTTTATCCCTtacttcatcttcttcttcaccTGTGGCATCCCAGTTTTCTTCCTGGAGACAGCACTGGGTCAGTACACCAGTCAGGGCAGTGTTACAGCCTGGAAAAAGATCTGTCCCCTCTTTGAGG GCATTGGTGTAGCTTCTGTGGTGATTGAAGCCTATCTAAATGTTTACTACATCATTATCCTTGCCTGGGCCCTCTTCTACCTATTTAGTTCCTTCACCTCACAGCTGCCCTGGACCACTTGTACCAATTTCTGGAACACAG AATATTGTGCAGATTTTCTGAATTGTTCAGGTTCAAGTAGCCTGAGGTCATCTAACAAAACCATCTCACCGATCATCGAGTTCTGGGA GAAGCGAGTCCTGGGCATTACCACAGGCATCCATGATCTAGGTGCCCTACGCTGGGAGCTGGCCCTGTGCCTACTGCTTGCCTGGATTATGTGCTATTTCTGCATCTGGAAGGGAATTAAGACAACAGGGAAG GTCGTTTATTTCACAGCCACATTCCCTTACCTGATGTTGATCATCTTGCTGATTCGAGGGGTCACCCTTCCGGGAGCCTATGAAGGGATCATCTATTACCTGAAACCAGACTTGACCCGCCTCAAGGATCCTCAG GTGTGGATGGATGCAGGCACTCAGATCTTCTACTCCTTTGCCATCAGTCAGGGTTGTCTCACCGCTTTGGGCAGCTACAACAAATACCACAACAACTGTTACAG GGACTGTATCGCCCTCTGCTTTTTGAATAGTACAACCAGCTTTGTGGCTGGCTTTGTTGTCTTCTCCATCTTGGGCTTCATGTCTCAAGAGCAGGGGATGCCCATCTCTCAAGTGGCAGAATCAG GTCCTGGCCTGGCCTTCATTGCATTTCCTAAGGCAGTAACCATGATGCCCATATCCCAGCTTTGGTCCTGCCTCTTCTTCATCATGCTGATATTCTTGGGACTGGATAGCCAG ttTGTCTGTATGGAGTGCCTGGTGACAGCCTCCATGGACATGTTCCCCAGGCAGCTACGGAAGCCAGGGAGGAGGGAACTCCTCATCCTCTTCATGGCTGTTGTGGGCTACTTGATCGGACTTCTCCTTGTCACTGAG GGTGGAATGTACATATTCCAGCTGTTTGATTATTATGCCTCCAGTGGCATGTGTCTACTCTTCCTTTCAATTTTAGAGGTGATCTGCATCGGCTGGGTGTACG GAGCTGACCGTTTCTATGATAATATTGAAGACATGATTGGCTACCGGCCATGGCCACTGGTGAAGATCTGCTGGCTTTTCCTAACTCCTGGACTTTGCTTG GCCACATTTCTGTTCTCCATGATCAAGTACACACCCCTCAAATATAACAATGTCTATGTGTACCCACCATGGGGATACTCAATTGGCTGGATGCTGGCCCTCTCTTCCATGGTCTGTGTTCCACTCTTCTTCATTATAGGCTTACTGAAGAGCCAAGGCTCCTTCAAGAAG
- the SLC6A12 gene encoding sodium- and chloride-dependent betaine transporter isoform X1: MTICLACCRGDSHSGFVASSSLLFPQHSPSAMDGKVVIQEDGSPMVSWGPEKEEKEEKTEERGQWANKMEFVLSVAGEIIGLGNVWRFPYLCYKNGGGAFFIPYFIFFFTCGIPVFFLETALGQYTSQGSVTAWKKICPLFEGIGVASVVIEAYLNVYYIIILAWALFYLFSSFTSQLPWTTCTNFWNTEYCADFLNCSGSSSLRSSNKTISPIIEFWEKRVLGITTGIHDLGALRWELALCLLLAWIMCYFCIWKGIKTTGKVVYFTATFPYLMLIILLIRGVTLPGAYEGIIYYLKPDLTRLKDPQVWMDAGTQIFYSFAISQGCLTALGSYNKYHNNCYRDCIALCFLNSTTSFVAGFVVFSILGFMSQEQGMPISQVAESGPGLAFIAFPKAVTMMPISQLWSCLFFIMLIFLGLDSQFVCMECLVTASMDMFPRQLRKPGRRELLILFMAVVGYLIGLLLVTEGGMYIFQLFDYYASSGMCLLFLSILEVICIGWVYGADRFYDNIEDMIGYRPWPLVKICWLFLTPGLCLATFLFSMIKYTPLKYNNVYVYPPWGYSIGWMLALSSMVCVPLFFIIGLLKSQGSFKKRLQQLISPALDLPQPKQYSDGVHRPSCSFSPAKEELMTLEKETHL, translated from the exons atgaccatttgtctGGCATGCTGTAGAGGGGATTCCCACTCAG gcTTTGttgcttcttcctctctcctgttTCCTCAGCACTCTCCTAGTGCAATGGATGGCAAAGTGGTGATCCAGGAGGATGGTTCCCCAATGGTTTCCTGGGGCCCtgaaaaagaggagaaggaggagaagactgaAGAGCGTGGTCAGTGGGCTAATAAGATGGAGTTTGTGCTATCAGTGGCTGGAGAGATCATTGGCCTAGGCAATGTTTGGAGGTTCCCATATCTTTGCTACAAGAATGGAGGCG GTGCCTTCTTTATCCCTtacttcatcttcttcttcaccTGTGGCATCCCAGTTTTCTTCCTGGAGACAGCACTGGGTCAGTACACCAGTCAGGGCAGTGTTACAGCCTGGAAAAAGATCTGTCCCCTCTTTGAGG GCATTGGTGTAGCTTCTGTGGTGATTGAAGCCTATCTAAATGTTTACTACATCATTATCCTTGCCTGGGCCCTCTTCTACCTATTTAGTTCCTTCACCTCACAGCTGCCCTGGACCACTTGTACCAATTTCTGGAACACAG AATATTGTGCAGATTTTCTGAATTGTTCAGGTTCAAGTAGCCTGAGGTCATCTAACAAAACCATCTCACCGATCATCGAGTTCTGGGA GAAGCGAGTCCTGGGCATTACCACAGGCATCCATGATCTAGGTGCCCTACGCTGGGAGCTGGCCCTGTGCCTACTGCTTGCCTGGATTATGTGCTATTTCTGCATCTGGAAGGGAATTAAGACAACAGGGAAG GTCGTTTATTTCACAGCCACATTCCCTTACCTGATGTTGATCATCTTGCTGATTCGAGGGGTCACCCTTCCGGGAGCCTATGAAGGGATCATCTATTACCTGAAACCAGACTTGACCCGCCTCAAGGATCCTCAG GTGTGGATGGATGCAGGCACTCAGATCTTCTACTCCTTTGCCATCAGTCAGGGTTGTCTCACCGCTTTGGGCAGCTACAACAAATACCACAACAACTGTTACAG GGACTGTATCGCCCTCTGCTTTTTGAATAGTACAACCAGCTTTGTGGCTGGCTTTGTTGTCTTCTCCATCTTGGGCTTCATGTCTCAAGAGCAGGGGATGCCCATCTCTCAAGTGGCAGAATCAG GTCCTGGCCTGGCCTTCATTGCATTTCCTAAGGCAGTAACCATGATGCCCATATCCCAGCTTTGGTCCTGCCTCTTCTTCATCATGCTGATATTCTTGGGACTGGATAGCCAG ttTGTCTGTATGGAGTGCCTGGTGACAGCCTCCATGGACATGTTCCCCAGGCAGCTACGGAAGCCAGGGAGGAGGGAACTCCTCATCCTCTTCATGGCTGTTGTGGGCTACTTGATCGGACTTCTCCTTGTCACTGAG GGTGGAATGTACATATTCCAGCTGTTTGATTATTATGCCTCCAGTGGCATGTGTCTACTCTTCCTTTCAATTTTAGAGGTGATCTGCATCGGCTGGGTGTACG GAGCTGACCGTTTCTATGATAATATTGAAGACATGATTGGCTACCGGCCATGGCCACTGGTGAAGATCTGCTGGCTTTTCCTAACTCCTGGACTTTGCTTG GCCACATTTCTGTTCTCCATGATCAAGTACACACCCCTCAAATATAACAATGTCTATGTGTACCCACCATGGGGATACTCAATTGGCTGGATGCTGGCCCTCTCTTCCATGGTCTGTGTTCCACTCTTCTTCATTATAGGCTTACTGAAGAGCCAAGGCTCCTTCAAGAAG
- the SLC6A12 gene encoding sodium- and chloride-dependent betaine transporter isoform X4, whose translation MTICLACCRGDSHSGFVASSSLLFPQHSPSAMDGKVVIQEDGSPMVSWGPEKEEKEEKTEERGQWANKMEFVLSVAGEIIGLGNVWRFPYLCYKNGGGAFFIPYFIFFFTCGIPVFFLETALGQYTSQGSVTAWKKICPLFEGIGVASVVIEAYLNVYYIIILAWALFYLFSSFTSQLPWTTCTNFWNTEYCADFLNCSGSSSLRSSNKTISPIIEFWEKRVLGITTGIHDLGALRWELALCLLLAWIMCYFCIWKGIKTTGKVVYFTATFPYLMLIILLIRGVTLPGAYEGIIYYLKPDLTRLKDPQVWMDAGTQIFYSFAISQGCLTALGSYNKYHNNCYRDCIALCFLNSTTSFVAGFVVFSILGFMSQEQGMPISQVAESGPGLAFIAFPKAVTMMPISQLWSCLFFIMLIFLGLDSQFVCMECLVTASMDMFPRQLRKPGRRELLILFMAVVGYLIGLLLVTEGGMYIFQLFDYYASSGMCLLFLSILEVICIGWVYGADRFYDNIEDMIGYRPWPLVKICWLFLTPGLCLRLQQLISPALDLPQPKQYSDGVHRPSCSFSPAKEELMTLEKETHL comes from the exons atgaccatttgtctGGCATGCTGTAGAGGGGATTCCCACTCAG gcTTTGttgcttcttcctctctcctgttTCCTCAGCACTCTCCTAGTGCAATGGATGGCAAAGTGGTGATCCAGGAGGATGGTTCCCCAATGGTTTCCTGGGGCCCtgaaaaagaggagaaggaggagaagactgaAGAGCGTGGTCAGTGGGCTAATAAGATGGAGTTTGTGCTATCAGTGGCTGGAGAGATCATTGGCCTAGGCAATGTTTGGAGGTTCCCATATCTTTGCTACAAGAATGGAGGCG GTGCCTTCTTTATCCCTtacttcatcttcttcttcaccTGTGGCATCCCAGTTTTCTTCCTGGAGACAGCACTGGGTCAGTACACCAGTCAGGGCAGTGTTACAGCCTGGAAAAAGATCTGTCCCCTCTTTGAGG GCATTGGTGTAGCTTCTGTGGTGATTGAAGCCTATCTAAATGTTTACTACATCATTATCCTTGCCTGGGCCCTCTTCTACCTATTTAGTTCCTTCACCTCACAGCTGCCCTGGACCACTTGTACCAATTTCTGGAACACAG AATATTGTGCAGATTTTCTGAATTGTTCAGGTTCAAGTAGCCTGAGGTCATCTAACAAAACCATCTCACCGATCATCGAGTTCTGGGA GAAGCGAGTCCTGGGCATTACCACAGGCATCCATGATCTAGGTGCCCTACGCTGGGAGCTGGCCCTGTGCCTACTGCTTGCCTGGATTATGTGCTATTTCTGCATCTGGAAGGGAATTAAGACAACAGGGAAG GTCGTTTATTTCACAGCCACATTCCCTTACCTGATGTTGATCATCTTGCTGATTCGAGGGGTCACCCTTCCGGGAGCCTATGAAGGGATCATCTATTACCTGAAACCAGACTTGACCCGCCTCAAGGATCCTCAG GTGTGGATGGATGCAGGCACTCAGATCTTCTACTCCTTTGCCATCAGTCAGGGTTGTCTCACCGCTTTGGGCAGCTACAACAAATACCACAACAACTGTTACAG GGACTGTATCGCCCTCTGCTTTTTGAATAGTACAACCAGCTTTGTGGCTGGCTTTGTTGTCTTCTCCATCTTGGGCTTCATGTCTCAAGAGCAGGGGATGCCCATCTCTCAAGTGGCAGAATCAG GTCCTGGCCTGGCCTTCATTGCATTTCCTAAGGCAGTAACCATGATGCCCATATCCCAGCTTTGGTCCTGCCTCTTCTTCATCATGCTGATATTCTTGGGACTGGATAGCCAG ttTGTCTGTATGGAGTGCCTGGTGACAGCCTCCATGGACATGTTCCCCAGGCAGCTACGGAAGCCAGGGAGGAGGGAACTCCTCATCCTCTTCATGGCTGTTGTGGGCTACTTGATCGGACTTCTCCTTGTCACTGAG GGTGGAATGTACATATTCCAGCTGTTTGATTATTATGCCTCCAGTGGCATGTGTCTACTCTTCCTTTCAATTTTAGAGGTGATCTGCATCGGCTGGGTGTACG GAGCTGACCGTTTCTATGATAATATTGAAGACATGATTGGCTACCGGCCATGGCCACTGGTGAAGATCTGCTGGCTTTTCCTAACTCCTGGACTTTGCTTG
- the SLC6A12 gene encoding sodium- and chloride-dependent betaine transporter isoform X3 — protein MDGKVVIQEDGSPMVSWGPEKEEKEEKTEERGQWANKMEFVLSVAGEIIGLGNVWRFPYLCYKNGGGAFFIPYFIFFFTCGIPVFFLETALGQYTSQGSVTAWKKICPLFEGIGVASVVIEAYLNVYYIIILAWALFYLFSSFTSQLPWTTCTNFWNTEYCADFLNCSGSSSLRSSNKTISPIIEFWEKRVLGITTGIHDLGALRWELALCLLLAWIMCYFCIWKGIKTTGKVVYFTATFPYLMLIILLIRGVTLPGAYEGIIYYLKPDLTRLKDPQVWMDAGTQIFYSFAISQGCLTALGSYNKYHNNCYRDCIALCFLNSTTSFVAGFVVFSILGFMSQEQGMPISQVAESGPGLAFIAFPKAVTMMPISQLWSCLFFIMLIFLGLDSQFVCMECLVTASMDMFPRQLRKPGRRELLILFMAVVGYLIGLLLVTEGGMYIFQLFDYYASSGMCLLFLSILEVICIGWVYGADRFYDNIEDMIGYRPWPLVKICWLFLTPGLCLATFLFSMIKYTPLKYNNVYVYPPWGYSIGWMLALSSMVCVPLFFIIGLLKSQGSFKKRLQQLISPALDLPQPKQYSDGVHRPSCSFSPAKEELMTLEKETHL, from the exons ATGGATGGCAAAGTGGTGATCCAGGAGGATGGTTCCCCAATGGTTTCCTGGGGCCCtgaaaaagaggagaaggaggagaagactgaAGAGCGTGGTCAGTGGGCTAATAAGATGGAGTTTGTGCTATCAGTGGCTGGAGAGATCATTGGCCTAGGCAATGTTTGGAGGTTCCCATATCTTTGCTACAAGAATGGAGGCG GTGCCTTCTTTATCCCTtacttcatcttcttcttcaccTGTGGCATCCCAGTTTTCTTCCTGGAGACAGCACTGGGTCAGTACACCAGTCAGGGCAGTGTTACAGCCTGGAAAAAGATCTGTCCCCTCTTTGAGG GCATTGGTGTAGCTTCTGTGGTGATTGAAGCCTATCTAAATGTTTACTACATCATTATCCTTGCCTGGGCCCTCTTCTACCTATTTAGTTCCTTCACCTCACAGCTGCCCTGGACCACTTGTACCAATTTCTGGAACACAG AATATTGTGCAGATTTTCTGAATTGTTCAGGTTCAAGTAGCCTGAGGTCATCTAACAAAACCATCTCACCGATCATCGAGTTCTGGGA GAAGCGAGTCCTGGGCATTACCACAGGCATCCATGATCTAGGTGCCCTACGCTGGGAGCTGGCCCTGTGCCTACTGCTTGCCTGGATTATGTGCTATTTCTGCATCTGGAAGGGAATTAAGACAACAGGGAAG GTCGTTTATTTCACAGCCACATTCCCTTACCTGATGTTGATCATCTTGCTGATTCGAGGGGTCACCCTTCCGGGAGCCTATGAAGGGATCATCTATTACCTGAAACCAGACTTGACCCGCCTCAAGGATCCTCAG GTGTGGATGGATGCAGGCACTCAGATCTTCTACTCCTTTGCCATCAGTCAGGGTTGTCTCACCGCTTTGGGCAGCTACAACAAATACCACAACAACTGTTACAG GGACTGTATCGCCCTCTGCTTTTTGAATAGTACAACCAGCTTTGTGGCTGGCTTTGTTGTCTTCTCCATCTTGGGCTTCATGTCTCAAGAGCAGGGGATGCCCATCTCTCAAGTGGCAGAATCAG GTCCTGGCCTGGCCTTCATTGCATTTCCTAAGGCAGTAACCATGATGCCCATATCCCAGCTTTGGTCCTGCCTCTTCTTCATCATGCTGATATTCTTGGGACTGGATAGCCAG ttTGTCTGTATGGAGTGCCTGGTGACAGCCTCCATGGACATGTTCCCCAGGCAGCTACGGAAGCCAGGGAGGAGGGAACTCCTCATCCTCTTCATGGCTGTTGTGGGCTACTTGATCGGACTTCTCCTTGTCACTGAG GGTGGAATGTACATATTCCAGCTGTTTGATTATTATGCCTCCAGTGGCATGTGTCTACTCTTCCTTTCAATTTTAGAGGTGATCTGCATCGGCTGGGTGTACG GAGCTGACCGTTTCTATGATAATATTGAAGACATGATTGGCTACCGGCCATGGCCACTGGTGAAGATCTGCTGGCTTTTCCTAACTCCTGGACTTTGCTTG GCCACATTTCTGTTCTCCATGATCAAGTACACACCCCTCAAATATAACAATGTCTATGTGTACCCACCATGGGGATACTCAATTGGCTGGATGCTGGCCCTCTCTTCCATGGTCTGTGTTCCACTCTTCTTCATTATAGGCTTACTGAAGAGCCAAGGCTCCTTCAAGAAG